The window GTAATAGATCCTTAATCCTTTATGTCTATGACCTTGATAAGcttgaccttttttttttttctctttcttattcttttaccATGAAACAATTGTTTACTCATTCTTTCAACATAATACTGACCCCTAAgatgcaaaacaaaaattcatcaataaaaaatagcTCTGATTACTTAAACTAATTCATCTTCCTGGTTTTCCAAACCGTTCAAGACCTAAATTCACACAAGTTTCAGTTTCATAGCGTTCAGACTTTCAAAATCCAGAAATTTCGTTGTACaatgctttaatttttttaaataattcacaTAAATTTAGATTAATATCGCATCAGTGATAGACCCATAATAATTACGACAGTACACCTCAAAACAACATGAAATATAAATTAGAAATTGAAGGAACCGAACCGCACCTAACCGGATCCAACAATAATGTTGTTAATAGGAATAAAAATGAGCTTGACGAAAAACCCTACGAATCCCATAACCACGAATCCGATCGCCGTACGGAACGCCACCTTTGTAAATTCtgaaaccaaaaacaaaaaaggaatcCTTCAATCAGAATTTTAATCGATCCACAAAATCTAATAatctaaaagaaaagaaaaagagagaaaatcgGAACAATGAGTAACCTTTACGATCGGGCTTGTGGCATCTCTTCACGAGACGAACGCTATCCTTAGCGAACTCCCTTAGCGGATCGAAAACTGAGTCAATTGcatccatttttcttttcttctttttttttttgcttttcagATTTTGCTTTGCTCTTTGAGGGAAAGTTATTGACTTTCTTCTAGCTCTGTGATTCTTATATAGGATTGAGCTATTACTGTTGTACTCAAATACCCCTACTTGTTCATATGAAATGACAGCTTTGCCCTTATTTGCTTCATAAGATTAATCTTCAATTTCTTGTTTATTATGCCAAGAGtattagaaaaattaaattttttgttacatttttttttccattttaatgaaaactaaaaGCATATT is drawn from Theobroma cacao cultivar B97-61/B2 chromosome 4, Criollo_cocoa_genome_V2, whole genome shotgun sequence and contains these coding sequences:
- the LOC18601031 gene encoding protein transport protein Sec61 subunit gamma — protein: MDAIDSVFDPLREFAKDSVRLVKRCHKPDRKEFTKVAFRTAIGFVVMGFVGFFVKLIFIPINNIIVGSG